In Thermothelomyces thermophilus ATCC 42464 chromosome 2, complete sequence, a single window of DNA contains:
- a CDS encoding nucleosome assembly protein-like protein (Contains conserved domain pfam00956: NAP Nucleosome assembly protein (NAP) NAP proteins are involved in moving histones into the nucleus, nucleosome assembly and chromatin fluidity. Contains conserved domain pfam00956: NAP Nucleosome assembly protein (NAP) NAP proteins are involved in moving histones into the nucleus, nucleosome assembly and chromatin fluidity), producing the protein MAEPIKNKRPDPAAPTPQNTPANAAPISSHAQQPGISSIKEEDLTAASIFAKDPRFVSLIQGRLGSLVGRSSGYIESLPAEVKRRVAGLKGIQKEHSKLEAEFQEEVLQLEKKYFAKFTPLYEQRAAIVNGKTEPTEEQVKAGEENAEEEEGAAVKEEKPAENAAEKVSGIPEFWLSAMKNQISLAEMITDRDEGALKSLVDIRMEYLDKPGFRLIFEFAENEYFTNKTITKTYYYQNESGYGGDFIYDHAEGDKIDWKPGMDLTVRIEQKKQRNKTTKQTRIVKKTVPTESFFNFFSPPKAPSDEDDDAASDIEERLELDYQLGEDIKEKLIPRAIDWFTGEALAFEEIDEDDMEEFDDDKDEDEDDDASEDHDDEDESEEEEEDGTKPKQEPTECKQS; encoded by the exons ATGGCTGAGCCCATCAAGAACAAGCGGCCCGACCCCGCTGCCCC TACTCCCCAGAACACACCAGCGAATGCGGCTCCCATCTCATCGCACGCCCAACAGCCGGGCATTTCAAGCATCAAGGAGG AGGATTTGACCGCTGCCTCCATTTTCGCCAAGGATCCCCGTTTTGTCTCTTTGATCCAGGGCCGTCTCGGCTCGCTTGTCGGCCGCTCGTCTGGCTACATCGAGTCGCTTCCCGCTGAGGTCAAGCGCCGCGTCGCGGGCTTGAAGGGCATTCAAAAGGAGCATTCCAagctcgaggccgagttCCAGGAAGAGGTCCTGCAGCTCGAGAAGAAGTATTTCGCCAAGTTCACTCCTCTGTACGAGCAGCGCGCTGCTATCGTAAACGGCAAGACCGAGCCCACTGAGGAGCAGGTCAAGGCCGGTGAGGAGAAtgcggaagaggaggaaggcgCCGCCGTTAAGGAAGAGAAGCCCGCTGAGAATGCCGCCGAGAAGGTGTCGGGCATTCCTGAGTTCTGGCTCTCGGCTATGAAGAACCAGATCTCCCTGGCTGAGATGATCACCGACCGGGATGAGGGCGCCCTCAAGTCCCTCGTCGATATCCGGATGGAGTACCTCGATAAGCCTGGCTTCCGCCTCATTTTCGAATTCGCCGAGAACGAGTACTTCACCAACAAGACCATCACCAAGACCTACTACTACCAGAACGAGAGCGGCTATGGCGGTGACTTCATCTACGATCACGCTGAAGGTGACAAGATCGACTGGAAGCCTGGCATGGACTTGACTGTGCGCATTGAGCAGAAGAAGCAGCGGAACAAGA CGACCAAGCAAACCCGCATTGTCAAGAAGACTGTTCCCACCGAGTCCTTCTTCAATTTCTTCTCGCCTCCCAAGGCGCCGTCCGATGAGGACGACGATGCCGCCTCCGATATTGAAGAGCGTCTGGAGCTCGACTATCAACTCGGAGAGGATATTAAGGAGAAGCTGATACCCCGAGCGATTGACTGGTTCACGGGCGAGGCGCTTGCTTTTGAGGAGATTGACGAGGATGATATGGAGGAGTTCGATGACGATAAGGATGAGGATGAGGATGACGACGCCAGCGAGGATCATGATGACGAGGATGAgtccgaggaggaagag GAGGATGGTACCAAGCCCAAGCAGGAGCCTACCGAGTGCAAGCAGAGTTAG